Proteins encoded by one window of Candidatus Poribacteria bacterium:
- a CDS encoding ABC transporter ATP-binding protein, whose amino-acid sequence MPNPAETIIRVVDLHKSYYDGEAELPVLQGINLEIYMSELLAIIGASGVGKSTLLHLIGTLDRPTTGSVLYDEHDIFTLPDTELARFRNKEIGFVFQFHHLLPEFTALENVAMGALITTSNDKQVYEEAEALLDYVGLSERLSHFPSQLSGGERQRVAIARSLINKPKVVLADEPTGNLDRRSSEAVLELLWDLNSKSGQTFVIVTHNQELTQQVDRVVQLVDGKVF is encoded by the coding sequence GTGCCGAATCCAGCAGAGACAATTATCCGCGTTGTAGATTTACACAAGTCCTACTATGATGGCGAGGCGGAACTTCCAGTACTTCAAGGCATCAATCTTGAAATATATATGTCAGAATTACTTGCGATCATCGGTGCATCAGGAGTAGGGAAAAGCACACTACTCCATCTTATTGGGACGCTTGACCGACCGACAACAGGAAGCGTTTTATACGACGAACACGACATTTTCACGCTACCCGATACGGAGCTCGCTCGATTTCGGAATAAGGAAATAGGATTTGTGTTTCAATTCCATCACTTATTACCGGAATTTACCGCACTTGAGAATGTCGCAATGGGGGCTTTAATAACAACCTCAAACGATAAACAGGTTTACGAAGAGGCAGAGGCACTGCTTGACTACGTTGGACTCTCTGAAAGACTTTCGCACTTCCCAAGTCAACTGTCCGGCGGTGAACGGCAACGCGTCGCAATTGCACGCTCTTTAATCAATAAACCGAAGGTTGTCCTCGCTGATGAACCGACTGGCAACCTCGACCGGCGAAGCAGCGAAGCAGTGCTGGAACTTCTATGGGATCTAAACTCGAAATCTGGACAAACTTTCGTTATCGTAACGCATAATCAAGAACTTACCCAGCAAGTAGACAGAGTTGTTCAACTCGTTGACGGAAAGGTTTTTTAA